DNA from Ralstonia insidiosa:
GTGCTCCCGAAGAGGTCTTCACCGCGCTGCTGGAGCGCCCCGGGCTGAAGATCGAGCGCATCGTCTCCAATGGGCAGGCCAGCCCGCCCAGCTTCTGGTACGACAGTGCCCAGGAAGAATGGGTACTGCTGCTGGAGGGCAGTGCGGCGGTGCAGATTGAGGGCGAAACGGAACCGCGCTTGTTAAGGCGGGGTGCTTGGCTGCACCTGCCCGCGCATTGCCGGCACCGGGTAGCGTGGACTGATACCAGCCGACCGACCGTCTGGCTGGCCGTGCACTACGGCGCTGGCTGAACGGAAACGACTTCCCTGCGCGCTTCCATCAAGCGTGCAGGCTGGCGCCCAGCTTGTCGGGATTGCGCACCAGATGGATGCTGGCCACACGGCCATCTGCCTGCCAGTGCAGTGTGGCGGCAAGCTCCAGGCGGCCGCTGGTGTCGTACAGCAAGTAGCCAGGCTGGCCGTTAATCCGGGCGCGCCGCAGGTCGCCTCCCGGCTCGCGGCGGCGCCAACTCTCGACCAGTCCGCACAGCACCCGGGCGACCGCAGCATTGCCGCGCACCGGACGCGGAATGGCTGCCACGCGACCTCCACCGTCGCTCATCAAGGTGGCCTCGTCACACAGCAGCGCTGCCAGCGCGTCCGGGTCGCCCGCCTGCAGTGACGTCTCAAAGGCCTGCAGCAGCGCATCGACCTGGGTCTGGTCAAGCTCGCAACGTACGTATTCGCGCCGCACATGCCCCCGGGCCCGCGCGGCCAGTTGCCGGCAGGCAGCGGTATCGCGGCCGAGACGCGCCGCCACCTCATCGAAGGGCAACTCAAACACATCGTGCAGCAGGAAGGCGGCGCGCTCGAGCGGTGTCAGGCGCTCAAGCGCAAGCAGGAACGCCGTGGAGACATCCTCGGCATGGGACAGGTGGGCCAGCGGATCGGCACCGCGATGTTCAGTCGCCGCCGCCATGCCGCTCTGCTCAAGCACGGGCTCGGGCAGCCATATGCCGACATAGTGCTCGCGCTGGCGCTGCGCGCTTCGTAGCTGATCGATACAGGCATGGGTGGCCATGCGGGTCAGGTAGGCTGCGGGTTCGTGCAGGCCGACCAAGGGCGTGTCCTGCCATTGCAGCCAGAGCGCCTGCACCAGGTCCTGCGCCTCGCTGCGCGCGCCTAGCATGCGCCACGCCAATGCCAGCAGGCGTGGGCGCTGGTCTTCGAAGATGCGCAGATGCGCGCCCTCGGCTGGCTTGGCATCGGCTTGGGAGCCGCTCATCGGGTGGTCTCCAATCGGTGGCGCGCCGTTTCGCGCCAAGTCGAAAGCAACGCTACCACACGGTCAGGTTGGTCGACGTGCAGGTAATGGCCACTGCCGGCCAACACCTCGGGCGAGACGCCAGCCTCCCGCGCAATGCTCTGCTGGTTGCCCTGCCAGGCGGCGTGCATGGTCTCGTCTTCCAGGCCCGCCGGGAAGTCGCGCATCACCGCGCTGCTGAGTACCACGGTCGGTACCGGCGGCAGGGCCGGCAGTGCACGTGCCTGCTCCAATACGGCATCGAAGCCGGCATTCTCATCTCGCAGGGTTCGGTAGTGGCGCGCAGAAAATGACCAGTCAACCGCGCTGGCACGCTGCGCATCCGGCAGGCGCTGGGCAATGAGCGAGGCCGGCTGGTTAACCAATCGCAGTACCCCCAGCGGCGCCAGCGTATCGCTGAGTGCAAGCAGGCGACCGAGGTCTTTCCGGAAGCGGGCGTAACGATCGGGAGGGAACTGCGCGGCATAGTCGCGCCCGACCGCGTCGATAAAGGCCAGGCCTGCTACATCTGCCGGGTAG
Protein-coding regions in this window:
- a CDS encoding cupin domain-containing protein yields the protein MGENQGNLFTDVPTGAPEEVFTALLERPGLKIERIVSNGQASPPSFWYDSAQEEWVLLLEGSAAVQIEGETEPRLLRRGAWLHLPAHCRHRVAWTDTSRPTVWLAVHYGAG
- a CDS encoding alpha/beta fold hydrolase, which translates into the protein MTFFLDSSSTSARRWSTSLRIAVATLGSLIALAAGGCAWQYQQEAATARTAPGQRVLIGDRHLHLYCTGQGAPTLVLEAGMAGWSQDWAWVQDGLAAGGRVCSYDRAGYGWSDAAPAPRLGMQAVDDLRRALLAAGEAPPWLLAGHSMGGLLVGMHARAYPADVAGLAFIDAVGRDYAAQFPPDRYARFRKDLGRLLALSDTLAPLGVLRLVNQPASLIAQRLPDAQRASAVDWSFSARHYRTLRDENAGFDAVLEQARALPALPPVPTVVLSSAVMRDFPAGLEDETMHAAWQGNQQSIAREAGVSPEVLAGSGHYLHVDQPDRVVALLSTWRETARHRLETTR
- the sigJ gene encoding RNA polymerase sigma factor SigJ, which translates into the protein MSGSQADAKPAEGAHLRIFEDQRPRLLALAWRMLGARSEAQDLVQALWLQWQDTPLVGLHEPAAYLTRMATHACIDQLRSAQRQREHYVGIWLPEPVLEQSGMAAATEHRGADPLAHLSHAEDVSTAFLLALERLTPLERAAFLLHDVFELPFDEVAARLGRDTAACRQLAARARGHVRREYVRCELDQTQVDALLQAFETSLQAGDPDALAALLCDEATLMSDGGGRVAAIPRPVRGNAAVARVLCGLVESWRRREPGGDLRRARINGQPGYLLYDTSGRLELAATLHWQADGRVASIHLVRNPDKLGASLHA